A single genomic interval of Croceibacter atlanticus HTCC2559 harbors:
- the egtD gene encoding L-histidine N(alpha)-methyltransferase produces the protein MTNSNTKTFNSTFEKEVNEGLVAFPKYLSSKWFYDKKGDKLFQDIMAMPEYYLTDCEYNILDTHTAAIANQFNSPEGFDLIELGAGDGKKTKLLLKYLSDQNVNFDYLPIDISQNALDQLEESLTKEFPKVSVKTQQGTYFEVLEKISEYNKRKKIILFLGSNIGNLLHEQAINFLTKVKDVMSGDDMLFMGFDQKKHPQTILDAYNDKAGITEAFNKNILHRINNELEANFNVDNFLHWEVYDPESGSAKSYLVSKEAQTVYIKALDLTVNFNAWESIHTEISQKYTDAVVEWLAEESGLKVVTNFTDENKYYKNYIFNAN, from the coding sequence ATGACAAACTCTAATACAAAAACCTTCAACTCTACATTTGAGAAAGAAGTTAATGAAGGTTTAGTTGCGTTTCCTAAGTACCTATCTTCTAAATGGTTTTATGACAAAAAAGGAGATAAACTTTTTCAAGATATCATGGCAATGCCAGAATATTATCTCACAGATTGTGAGTATAATATTTTAGACACTCACACTGCTGCTATTGCCAATCAATTTAATAGCCCAGAAGGATTTGATTTAATTGAACTTGGTGCAGGAGATGGCAAGAAAACTAAATTGCTTTTAAAATATTTATCAGACCAAAATGTAAATTTTGATTATCTGCCAATTGATATAAGCCAAAATGCTTTAGATCAACTTGAAGAAAGCTTAACAAAGGAATTTCCAAAGGTTTCAGTAAAAACTCAACAAGGTACTTACTTTGAAGTTTTAGAAAAGATTTCAGAATACAATAAAAGAAAAAAAATTATCCTTTTTCTAGGCTCCAACATTGGTAATTTACTTCATGAACAAGCTATCAACTTTTTAACGAAAGTAAAAGATGTTATGAGTGGTGACGATATGCTTTTTATGGGCTTTGATCAAAAAAAACATCCTCAAACAATTTTAGATGCCTATAATGACAAAGCTGGAATTACAGAGGCATTTAATAAAAACATACTTCATAGAATTAATAATGAACTAGAAGCTAATTTTAATGTGGACAACTTCTTACATTGGGAAGTATATGATCCTGAAAGCGGATCTGCAAAAAGTTACCTGGTAAGCAAGGAAGCCCAAACTGTTTATATAAAAGCTTTAGATCTTACTGTAAATTTTAATGCTTGGGAAAGTATACATACAGAAATATCTCAGAAGTATACAGATGCTGTTGTAGAGTGGTTAGCTGAAGAATCTGGACTTAAAGTTGTCACTAACTTTACAGATGAAAACAAGTATTATAAAAACTATA
- the egtB gene encoding ergothioneine biosynthesis protein EgtB — MIATNTILDFFLETRHTTETICKPLEIEDYVVQPIVDVSPPKWHLGHSTWFFEEFILKSFKDNYECFNDSYGFVFNSYYESFGKRVVRTNRGNLSRPTVNDIYKYRHYITKQMELLLQDNDSEELIELVEIGIHHEKQHQELLITDIKYILGNNPLLPKYNDTFTEHTAENHNREWLSVNEGLYDIGHNSKDFCYDNELGRHQVFINAFQISNTLVTNGEFMEFMEADGYKNALLWHAEAWDWLSTENISAPQYWHFDNNIWQHYTLQGLKEIDPNAPLTHISYYEAFAFAQFKGLRLPTEFEWEVSQHLFNWGQRWEWTESAYLPYPNYKKADGALGEYNGKFMVSQKVLRGGSVATSSKHTRPTYRNFFHPNLRWQYTGLRLAK, encoded by the coding sequence ATGATAGCTACAAATACAATCCTAGATTTCTTCCTAGAAACTAGACATACAACAGAAACCATTTGCAAGCCACTTGAAATTGAAGATTATGTGGTGCAACCCATTGTAGATGTATCTCCACCAAAGTGGCATCTAGGTCATAGCACGTGGTTTTTTGAAGAGTTTATTTTAAAATCTTTTAAAGATAACTACGAATGCTTTAACGATAGTTATGGTTTTGTTTTTAATAGCTATTACGAAAGTTTTGGTAAACGTGTTGTAAGAACAAATCGAGGTAACCTCTCAAGGCCAACTGTAAATGATATTTATAAATACAGACATTATATCACCAAACAAATGGAGCTTCTATTACAAGACAATGACTCCGAAGAATTAATTGAACTTGTTGAAATTGGTATACATCACGAAAAGCAACATCAGGAATTATTAATTACAGATATAAAATACATTTTAGGTAATAACCCCTTATTGCCTAAATACAATGATACATTTACAGAGCATACAGCAGAAAATCACAATAGAGAATGGCTTTCTGTAAATGAAGGGTTATATGACATAGGTCACAACTCTAAAGATTTTTGCTATGATAATGAATTGGGCAGACACCAAGTATTTATTAACGCCTTTCAGATTTCCAATACATTAGTTACCAATGGTGAGTTTATGGAGTTTATGGAAGCAGATGGTTATAAAAATGCATTATTATGGCACGCAGAAGCTTGGGATTGGCTTAGCACAGAAAATATTTCAGCACCACAATATTGGCATTTTGATAATAATATTTGGCAACATTATACTCTACAAGGCTTAAAGGAGATAGATCCTAATGCACCACTTACACATATTTCTTATTATGAGGCATTCGCGTTTGCTCAATTTAAAGGCTTAAGACTACCAACAGAGTTTGAGTGGGAAGTCTCTCAACATTTATTTAATTGGGGACAGCGTTGGGAATGGACAGAAAGTGCTTATTTACCATACCCAAACTATAAAAAAGCAGATGGTGCTTTAGGCGAGTATAATGGTAAATTTATGGTTAGCCAAAAGGTGTTAAGAGGTGGTTCTGTTGCTACTTCATCTAAACATACACGACCAACATACCGTAATTTTTTTCATCCAAATTTAAGATGGCAGTATACAGGATTAAGGTTAGCTAAATAA